The DNA segment ATCTGCCGCATTACCCGTTCCCGGGCGGGCAGTTGCTGCGTACGCCATTTGCGGCGCTGGGTGCATGGTATTACGGCTTGCGTGACAAGCTGGGTTTCTGACCAGTTTCTTGACTGGCAAACAACTGTGGCGAGGGAGCTTGCTCCCGCCGGGTCGCGCAGCGGCCCCTCTTTTATCTAGAAAGAAGGCCTGCTGCGCAGTCCAGCGGGAGCAAGCTCCCTCGCCACAAATATTTGCAGAATTCAGATCAAAGTTGGTCTCGGGTAATTCCACTACGAATCCGCAAGATATCCGCCAGCACCGCCAAAGCGATCTCCGCGGGTGTCTTGCTGCCCAGGTTAAGGCCGATCGGCGCATGAATCCGCGCCAGTTCCACCTCCCCTAGCCCCCCAATCCTGCGCAAGCGCTCGAAGCGTTTCTGCGAAGTCTGCTGCGACCCCATCACGCCGATGTAAAACGCCTCGGTGCGCACCGCTTCCATCATCGCCAGATCGTCGATGCGCGGATCATGGGTCAGCGCCACCACCGCGGTATCGCGATGACAACCGCCGTCAGCGATGAACACCGACGGCAGTTGCCGACGAATCTCCACGCCATTCAGTACCACGCCTTCGAGTACTTCATCACGCGGATCGCAGAGAATCACCTCAAAGCCGAGACCCACCGCGAACTCGGCACAGGCCTGCGCCACGCTGGAGTAACCCGCCAGCAACAAGCGCTGAGCGGCACCGATGCGAATCCGCACCCGGTCGATCTCGCGCTCGATGCGTGCGCCCTGCTCGCGATCCGCGAACAGACTGCGCGCACCGCTGGCCAGATCGACTTCGCGAATCAAACGGCGCTGACCGAGCAACGCTGATTCAAGCTCACGCAGATGCGCCTGCACCTCGCAGTCGGCGTCAAATTTCTCTACCAGTACATCGAGAATGCCGCCACAGGGCAGGCTGACTCGCGAGCGCGGATCATCGCCTTCACCGTAACGCACCACGTTGACCGCATCGAGAAACGCGCCCTCAGCCACGCGCTCGAGAAAATCTTCCTCGACGCAGCCACCGGACAGCGACCCGATCCACTGGCCGGTCTCGTTCACCGCCAGCAGCGAACCCGGAGCACGCGGCGCCGAGCCGTAGGTGGTCAGCACCGTGCAGAGCCAGATGCGCTGCCCCGCCACCGACCACTCCAGTGCCCGCCGCACAACCTGTAGATCGAGATGCTGCATGTCAGTGCGCCTTGTGCTCGACGGCCGGAGCGTCAGCCTGCAGTTTCTGCACGTCGCTCACTGCCAGCTCTGCCGACTGGCCGCCCCAGCCTTGACGCAGATAGTTCAGCAGATCAGTCAGCTGTTCAGCACTGAGCTTGTCGGCGAAACCCGGCATTGGCTGCATGTGTTCGAACCCGGCGAATTTCTGCTCACCGATGCCGTCCTCGATCACCCGCACCAGATTGCGCGGATCTTCCAGACGCAGCGTGGTGTTGCCACGCATGGCCACGGCGATGTGCGGTTTGCCTTCGCCACCGGCAGCATGACAACCGGCGCAGACGTTCAAATATTCCTGACGGCCGCGTTGCGCACTCGGGCCGAGTTTGTCCGGCGACACTTCAGCCAGCTCTTTGGCTACTGGTGGTTTGTCGCCGAGCAGGAACGTCGCCATCGCCGCCAGATCCTGATCGTTCAGGCCCTGGGTGCTGTTGTGGAACACCGGGAACATTTCGTTGAACATCGTGCCCTGGGCGCTCATGCCGTGCTTGAGGAACGCGCTCAGATCCTGCTGATTCCAGCCGCGCGCCGCCAGATCGGTGGCGAGCAGGCTCGGTGCCAGATACCCGTTGAGGATGCCGCCGGTCAGGCGTTTGTCCAGTTGCATCGCGCCCGGCAGGCCACGTGGCGTGTGGCATTCGCCGCAGTGACCAAGCACCTCGACCATGTATTGACCGCGCTTCCAGGCCTCGCTTTTGCCTTCGGCAGATTCCAGCTTCAACGCTTTACCGTACAGCATGTTCCAGCCGATCAGGCCCGGACGCACGTTGAACGGAAAGCTCAGGCTGGTGACCGGCGCAGCGCGCTCGATCGGCTCGATGGTTTTCAGGTAGGCATGAATCGCATCCGAATCTTCTCGAGGCACCAGGTGGTACGAGGTGTAAGGCATCGCCGGATACAGATTCGCGCCGTCGCGACGCTTGCCTTCGGTCAGCGCAGCGAAGAATTCGTCATCGCTGTACAGGCCGATACCGTGCTCTTTGCTCGGAGTGATGTTGGTGCCGTAGATCGTGCCGAACGGCGAGACGATCGGCAGCCCGCCGGCAAACGGCGCGCCGCCCGGTGCGGTGTGGCACGCCATGCAGTCGGCAGCGCGAGCAAGGTATTCGCCGCGCTTGACCTGATCATCAGCGTGAGCAAACAACAGCGGCGCAGCCAGCCCCACCGCCAGGGTCAGGCGGGTCAATAGATGCTTCATGCTCAACCCTCCTTGACCAGGCCGAGATCGGTCAGCACGTTGCGCGTGGCGTTGTAGTAACGCACGTACCCGGTGCAACGGCAGATGTGGTGGCCGAGGCTGTCCTCGATGACTTTTTCCAGTTGGCTTTTGACGATCGGCTGGCGCTGCAGCTTCTCTACCAGCACCGTCGCGGCGTTGACGAAGCCCGGCGCGCAGTAGCTGCACTGGAAGGCGAATTCGTCGACGAAGCGCTGCTGGATCGGGTTCAGCTCGGTAACCTGACCGCTTTCATCACGCTTGGCGTGACTTTCGATGGTGCGGACTTTCTTGCCTTCGAAGTAATGCGCGCCAGTGATGCAGGTGCGCACTTCTTCGCTGGTGCCGTCCGGGTTGTCGACGATCACCACGCAGGCGTGGCAGATGCCCTGGCCGCAGCCCAGGCGCGAACCGGTGAGGTTCTTGTATTCGTGCAGATAGTCGATCATCGGCAGGTCATCAGGGATGTCCACCGGGCCGACGGATTGACCATTGAGGGTCAGTTGAAGCGGACGGTTAGCCATTGAGGGCCTCCTTGATGCGCGCAGCAGTGATTGGCAGATCGCGAACACGTTTACCGATGGCGTGCGCCACGGCGTTACCGATGGCACCGACCACCGGGATCATCACCACTTCGGCGATGCCTTTGGACGGATCGCTTGGCGACAGCGGCGGCAGAATCTCCGCAGTCTGCTTCCACACCGCCACGTGACGGGCCATCGGCAGGCGATAACGGTTGAAGTTCCAGTCACCCTCCCCCGGTCCGCCTTCGTACAGCGGCATCTCTTCCATCAGCGCGTGACCAATGCCCATGGCGATCCCGCCTTCGAGCTGGCCCTTGACCAGCTCTTCGACCAGCACCCGACCGCACTCGACCCACGAGTGGTGGTTGAGCACTTCGACTTCCGCCGAGCCTTTGTTGACCTTGAGCTCTACCAGCGTCGCCACCGGGCTGTAGTAAGTCACCGCGGCGTTGTTCAACTGGACCACCGGGTAGTTGATGTTCTGACGATCCAGCAGGTGGAAACCCGCTGTGCTCATCAGCGCTTTCTTCGCCTTCGGCGCGCCATCACCGTACTTCACCGCCAGACCGTCGAGCGGCAGACGCTCGCGCACGCCGTCGATGCTGTATTCGGCCTCGGCCCAGCTCCAGCGGTTGAATGCGTGAACGGTGGCACCGGTCACCAGACCACGCTCGTGAGCATGCTTGGCCAGCTCTTCGAAGCTCAATGGCTGCATACCGTTGGCAGTGAGTTTGCCGTCGACCCAATGCGCATCTTCACGACGCACGACATAAGGGTTGGCTTGACCGCCGTAAGGCCCTTGGCGCCAGATCTCCATGGCCGCCGGCCACAAACCGTTGTTGAACAGCACGCGCGCCGCTTCACGGGTGGCGTGGCTGAAGTAGTAAGCCGAGTTGGTCGCGGACGACGCTGAGGCCAACTTGCCGACCCAGCGCGGGTTGCGCAGCAGGTTGTCCTGCTCGGCCTGGCTCATGATGTAAGGGTTGCCGCTGGTGATCAGCTGCATTTCCTTCCATTCGGTTTCGCCGGTCTTGACGTCGTGTGCCGGGCTACCAAGGAAGTCGGCAACAACCAGCGCTTGCGAAGTGGACATGCCGGTGCCGATTTCGATACCGATGTGACGCAGGGTGATGCGCCCCTCGGCGGTGAACTCGATACTGGCCATCGGCGCTTCGGAGCCGGTGCCGAAGTCTTTCTGGCAAATCGCGAAACCCACGCCGTACCAGTTGTCCGGGTCGGCGGCTTCGCGCTGTTTCTTGATCGCGTCGCGGTTTTTCCAGACTTCGTGCACCGAGGCCTTGTCGAGAATCTCGTGCAGACGCAGAGCACCGGCCGGAATCGCGCCCTGGGTGTTTTTCATGCCCGAACGCAGGGCGTTCTTGCGACGCAGATCAATCGCGTCGACACCGAGGCGATTGGCGATTTCGTCGACCATCATTTCGGTCGAGGCCATGCTTTGCAGGGTGCCGTAACCGCGCATCGAACCCGCTTCAACACCGCGCGAGTGGTAAGCGGTGACCTGCAGATCGTTCTGCGGCATGTAGTAGATCGACTGGGCTGCCGTGGCACCCACTGCCGCTACTGAAGGGCTGTAGTTGATACGACCGCCACCGTCGACGCTCATCTCGGCACGGAAAATCTTGAAGCTGTAGTCGTTCTTGTCCACCGCCAGTTGGTAGCGGATGTCGAACGGGTGGCGCTTGATGCCGCTCTGGAACTGCTCGTAGCGGTCATTGGCCAGACGGATCGGCACACCGGCGCCATACAGCGCAGCGAGGGCCGCGTAGTAGACGAAGATGTTGTGGTCTTTGGAACCGTAGCCCACGGTGTAGCCCGGGTGCATGTTCAGGTTCGCCAGGCCGAAGCGCGATGGCGCGATCATTTTCGCGGTTTCGGTCGCGGCTTCCAGCGGGCACTGAGTGGCGACCACGAAGTGCAGGGTCTTGGTTTTCGGTTCGTACCAGCCGTTGCCGTTGTCCGGCTCCATGGCGGCCGGTTCGATCGACGGGGTTTTGTAGCGCTCGTCGAACACCAGCCAGTTGTCCGGCGGCGTGTCGATCTGCTGCTTCATGCGATCGGCGTAGAACAGGCCGCGCTCGGTCAGGTTGCCGTGCAGGTTCGGCTGGGAATTCCATACCGGGCGACGGTTCTTCAGCATCGGGAACAGGATCGAGTCCTTGAGGCTGGCGAACTCGTCTTCGTCGGCCGAGGTTGGGCCGCCCACACGCACGTAGCGGAAGCTGCCATAGGGGTCGCCTTCGTAGTACGGCACTTGTGCACCGTAACGAATCGCCTTGTCATTGAATTTGAGTTTGTTCTTGGCTTGGCGGAAACGCTCGAAATCGTTCCAGATCAGGATCGCCACCGGGTGACCGATGAACATCGGCACTTTGCCTTCCGGCAGCAATGGGTCCGGCGCGTGCTCTTCCGGGAAGACGATGCCGTCCTTGTCCAGATCGGCGGCGGTGACGATGCGGTCAGGTTGCAAGTCGGCACCAAGCCACGACAGGTCGTAGCCGGCGTAGATACGGTCAGCCTTGATGGTTTTCAGCAGCATGGCGTGGCCTTGCTGTTCAGGCCAGCCCGGCATGTCCTTGGAGCGAATGTCGCGGGCAAACACTTTGCTGCCGCAGACCTTGGACAAGGCGTCGTTACGTTGGCGTGCCTTGCCGTTGTGGCCGAGCCACTTTTCGGACGGCACGGTTACGCTGTTTTCCATCAAGGCAGCCAGCGCCTGACTGCTGAGCGGCGTGAGCGTGACGCTCACACCCGCCACCAGCCCGCCCTGGAGGAACGAGCGCCGGGATATATCACGGTTGGACATGGATCATCCTCTGGGCGGTTATGTGTCCGCCCTTCTGGTTATCTACTGGGAATCTCGAGTCTTGCAGAAGCCCTTCTTGGCGAAACAAAGGGCGTGTTGACAGTGCAAAGCTGACCGAAAGGTTAACTTTAAAGGTTTCTGAGCGTCCGGCAAACAACCAGTTACAAAAATTTGACTAAAGAATCAAAAAATCAATGCGACGTGGCACCGCAGCAGATCGCCGGGCAAACCGGCAACCCACTGTGGGCGCGGGCTTGCTCGCGAAGGTGTGGTGTCAGGCAACCCATTTTTAACTGACATACCGCTTTCGCGAGCAAGCCCGCTCCCACAAGGGAATTTGTATTGGAGTCAGGGTGTGGGCAGGAGGAAAAGGAGGGAAATAGCAAATTTCAGACACAAAAAACCCCGGTCTTTCGACCAGGGTCTTTGCTATCGATTCCGAAACAACCAACGGTTGCTTTCGGTGCTTCAAGGCGTTCAGTGGTCCTTGAAACAGATATGGCGCAGCGGACGGGACTCGAACCCGCGACCCCCGGCGTGACAGGCCGGTATTCTAACCGACTGAACTACCGCTGCGTATCGCTTTGAGCTTGCGCTCAAGTAACTCGTTTTGACTGAAAGCTTCGGTGCTTTTCAATCGCGAACCAGACAATGCCTGACTCGTAAAATATGGCGCAGCGGACGGGACTCGAACCCGCGACCCCCGGCGTGACAGGCCGGTATTCTAACCGACTGAACTACCGCTGCGCGTCGGTGGAGGCACTTTCAGCCTACCTCTTGCTTGCGCAAGTTTCTCGGGGAGTGGTGGGTGATGACGGGATCGAACCGCCGACATTCTGCTTGTAAGGCAGACGCTCTCCCAGCTGAGCTAATCACCCGTTTGCATCTCCGAGGCCGCGAAATTTACGCAGGTAGCGAACCTAAGTCAATAGCAGGATTGAAGTTTTTCTGAAAAAGACAAAATTGCTTCCTACCTGCGAGACCGCCTTCGCGAGCAAGCTCGCTCCCACAGGGAAATGCATTCCTCATGTGGGAGCGAGCTTGCTCGCGAAGACGGCAGCCCATTTGACGCAAATTCAGGAGAAGAACGCGATCTACTCGGTGTAAATCATCTTCTTGGTCATGCCACCATCAACGACGAATTCCTGCCCGGTGACAAACCCGGCATTGCGCGACAACAGCCACGCCACCATCGCCGCCACATCCTCGACCGTCCCTACCCTGCCCGCCGGATGCTGCGCATGATCGGCATCGGCCAGCGGCTCGGCGCGTCGTGCGGATGGATCCCGTGCATCGATCCAGCCCGGGCTGACCGCATTGACGCGAATCTCCGGCCCGAGGCTGATCGCCAACGCATGCGTCAGCGCCAACAAGCCGCCCTTGCTCGCCGCATACGCCTCGGAATCAGCCTCCGACTGCCGCGCCCGGGTCGAGGCCAGATTGACGATCGAGCCGTTATGCGCGCGCAGATACGGCGCACAATGTTTGGCCAGCAACATCGGCCCACTGAGATTCACCGCCAGCACCCGGTTCCAGTAAGCCAGATCAAGACTTTCCAGCGTGATGTTGTGCGGATCAGCCACCGCCGCGTTGCACACCAACGCATCGAGACGACCAAACTGCCCAAGCACTTCGGCGACACCCAGCGCGACCTGGCTCTCATCCGCCACGTCCATGGCGATGAACCAGGCGTTCTCGCCCAGCACCTTCGCCACTTTCGAACCGCGCACACGATCCAGATCGGTCAGCACCACTTGCCAGCCTTCGCTGATCAGCCAGGCAGCAATGCCCAGACCGATGCCACGCGCGGCACCGGTGACCAGCGCCACGCGACCATGGGTGCCCGCCTTCGGAGTAGACAATTCGATCACAACGCCGCCAGACCGCGGGACAGGTCGGCCTGCAGGTCCGCCACGTCTTCCAGACCGACCGCGATGCGGATCAGGCTGTCACGAATCCCTGCAGCTTCCCGCTCCTGTGGCGCCAGACGGCCATGGGAGGTGGTGCTCGGATGGGTGATGGTGGTTTTGCTGTCACCGAGGTTGGCGGTGATCGAGATCAAGCGGGTGGCGTCGATAAAGCGCCACGCGCCCTCTTTGCCGCCCTTGACCTCGAAACTCACCACCGCACCGAAGCCCTTCTGTTGACGCTGGGCCAGTTCATGCTGCGGATGGCTCTTGAGACCGGCGTAATGAACCTTCTCGATACCGTCCTGCTGCTCCAGCCATTCGGCCAGTTGCTGGGCGTTGGCGCAGTGCGCCTTCATCCGCAGATTCAGGGTTTCCAAGCCCTTGAGGAAGATCCAGGCGTTGAACGGGCTCAGTGTCGGCCCGGCGGTCCGCAGGAAGCCGACAACTTCTTTCATCTGCTCGCTGCGACCAGCCACCACACCGCCCATGCAACGGCCCTGACCGTCGATGAACTTGGTCGCCGAGTGCACGACGATGTCCGCGCCGAGTTTCAGCGGCTGCTGCAAGGCAGGCGTGCAGAAGCAGTTGTCGACCACCAGCATCGCGCCTTTGGCGTGAGCGATTTCCGCCAGCGCGGTGATGTCGACCAGCTCGGCCAGCGGGTTGGACGGCGACTCGACGAACAGCAGCTTGGTGTTCGGCTTGATCGCCGCATCCCAACCCGACAGGTCGGCCAGCGGCACGTAGTCGACTTGCACACCGAAACGCTTGAAGTACTTCTCGAACAGGCTGATGGTCGAACCGAACACGCTGCGCGACACCAGGACGTGATCACCGGCGCTGCACAGGCTCATCACAACAGCCATGATCGCGGCCATGCCCGTGGCGGTGGCGACCGCTTGTTCGGCGCCTTCCAGCGCGGCGATACGCTCTTCGAACGCGCGCACGGTCGGGTTGGTGTAGCGCGAGTAAACGTTGCCCGGCACTTCCCCGGCAAACCGCGCAGCCGCGTCGGCAGCGGTACGGAACACGTAGCTGGAAGTGAAGAACATCGGATCACCGTGTTCGCCTTCCGGCGTCCGGTGCTGACCGGCACGTACGGCCAGGGTATCGAACGCTACGCCTTCGAGGTCGCTGTCCAGCCGACCGGCATCCCATTCCTGACTCATGCTGTCACTCCTTGCCCTGTTCTGAATAAATGAAAGTCTTTTTGCCAGATACAAAACCGGCCCCTCAGGGCCGGTAGAAACTCAGTTGTTGTACAGATCGATGATCGCACTGACCGCCTGGGTCTTGACCTTGGAGGCATCGTTGCGTGCCTGCTCGATCTTGTCCAGGTAAGCCTCGTCGACGTCGCCGGTGACGTACTTGCCGTCGAACACTGCGCAATCGAAGTTTTCGATCTTGATCTTGCCGCCACCGACCGCTTCGATCAAGTCAGGCAGGTCCTGATAGATCAGCCAGTCAGCGCCGATCAGATCCGCCACGTCCTGAGTCGAACGATTGTGCGCGATCAGTTCGTGAGCGCTCGGCATGTCGATGCCGTAAACGTTCGGGAAGCGTACCGCAGGAGCCGCCGAACAGAAGTAGACGTTTTTCGCGCCGGCTTCGCGAGCCATCTGGATGATCTGCTTGCAGGTGGTGCCGCGTACGATCGAGTCATCGACCAGCATCACGTTCTTACCGCGGAATTCCAGCTCGATCGCGTTGAGCTTCTGGCGAACCGACTTCTTGCGCGCCGCCTGGCCCGGCATGATGAAGGTACGACCGATGTAACGGTTCTTGACGAAGCCTTCGCGGAATTTCACGCCCAGGTGGTTCGCCAACTCCAGCGCGGCGGTGCGGCTGGTGTCCGGGATCGGGATGACCACGTCGATGTCGTGCTCTGGACGCTCGCGCAGGATCTTCTCGGCGAGTTTCTCGCCCATGCGCAGACGCGCCTTGTACACCGACACACCGTCGATGATCGAATCCGGACGCGCCAGGTAGACGTGCTCGAAGATGCACGGGGTCAGGGACGGGTTGGTCGCGCACTGACGAGTGTGCAGCTTGCCATCTTCAGTGATGTAGACCGCTTCGCCCGGGGCCAGGTCGCGGATCAGGGTGAAACCGAGCACGTCCAGCGAAACGCTTTCGGAAGCGATCATGTACTCGACGCCTTCGTCGGTGTGACGCTGGCCGAACACGATCGGACGAATGCCGTGCGGGTCGCGGAAACCGACGATGCCGTAACCGGTGATCATCGCCACCACCGCGTAACCGCCGACGCAACGGTTGTGCACGTCGGTCACAGCGGCAAATACATCTTCTTCGGTCGGCTGCAGCTTGCCGCGCTGGGCCAGCTCGTGAGCGAACACGTTCAACAATACTTCCGAGTCGGAACTGGTATTGACGTGACGCAGGTCGGATTCGTAGATTTCCTTGGCCAACTGTTCAACATTGGTCAGGTTGCCGTTGTGCGCCAGAGTGATGCCGTAAGGCGAGTTGACGTAAAACGGCTGCGCTTCGGCCGAGGTCGAGCTGCCGGCAGTCGGGTAACGGACGTGGCCGATACCCATGTGGCCGACCAGGCGCTGCATGTGACGTTGCTGAAACACGTCACGCACCAGGCCATTGTCCTTGCGCAGGAATAACCGGCCATCATGGCTGGTCACGATACCGGCAGCGTCCTGGCCGCGGTGCTGGAGCACGGTTAGCGCGTCATACAGCGCCTGATTGACGTTCGACTTACCGACGATACCGACGATGCCACACATGCGACGCAACCCCTACTTAATGGATCTGAACTGAACAACACTCACTGAGGCGTTTTGGCCGACGGCAAGAGTTGCTCCTTGAACGGAATATCAGCGGGTACGCTGATTCCGCTGGCAAGCCACTGACTGCTCCACCCGAGAATCAGGTTTTTGGACCAATCGGCGACCAATAGAAACTTTGGCACGAGCTGTGACTCTTTCCACCACCCGTCCTGCTGTACCGGCCCCAGGCTCAACAGCCCGACTGCCACGACCACCAGCAACACGCCACGCGCCGCGCCGAAGGCCATGCCCAGGAATCGATCGGTGCCGGACAACCCGGTCACGCGCACCAACTCGCCGATAAGATAATTGATCATTGCGCCCACGATCAGTGTGGCGACAAACATGATGGCACAGCCCGCGATCACGCGAGCCGATGGGGTTTCGATGTATCCGGCGAGGCACTCGGACAGTGAGCCACCGAACATCCAGGCAACGGCTCCTGCGATGATCCAGGTCACCAGCGATAATGCTTCCTTGACGAAGCCGCGGCTCAAACTGATCAAAGCGGAGATGGCGATGATTGCAACAATCGCCCAGTCAACCATGGTAAATGGCACAGTGCAGCCTACAGACGGATAAGGCGGCGCATTTTAGCAGAGCGCACCGCTGTCGGTAAGCTGCGATTGTCAGTGCATTTCAATCCGGACGATAGTTTTTAGCCACGCTCAGGCTGGAAGCGCACGACAAAACCCTTGAGGTTCTGCTGACGGCCCAACAGATCACGCAGACGATCGGCTTCGGCGCGCTCGATCAGCGGGCCGACGAACACCCGATTCTTGCCATCGGCGGAACGGATGTAGGCGTTGTAGCCTTGGCTGCGCAGGGTTTTCTGCAGGCTTTCGGCGCTGGCGCGACTCGACAGACTGGCCAGTTGCACCGACCAGCTGACCGACAGACCGTTGGCGTCGACGCGGCTTTGTGTGGTGTCAGGCTTGGCCGGAGCGGCAGCAATCGGCTGGGCCGGCGCCGGAGCAGGCTTGGCGACTGGCGCAGGCGCAACCGGTTTGGCTACCGGAGCCGGTGCCGGCGCTGGGGCCGCGGCAATCGGCATCGACGGCGCCGATTGCTCCGCCACTTCGTCATCACTCGGGACCGGTTCCTGCGGCAGTGCTTGCGGCTCGGGCACGGCTACCGGCTCAAGCTGCACTTGCGGCACGGCAGGCGCTTGCGGCGCAGCCGGCGCATCGACCGTGACCTGGCGCTGCTCGTCCTGACGGGAAAACAGCATCGGCAGGAAAATCACCGCCAGCGCCACCAGCACCAGGGCACCAACCATGCGCTGCTTGTACGCTTTATCCAGCAAAGCCATTTGCCGCTTCCTCCGTGGAGCGCCGGGCCAGCCATTCAAGGGCCTCGGCGACACAATAAAATGATCCGAACAACAGAATCTCGTCGTCGCTGGTTGCGATCTCGCACTGCCCTTCCAGCGCAGCCGCGACACTGTCATAGGACGTGACAGAGGCGCCAAGGTTCTGCAACGCCGCGTGTAATTCACTGACCGGACGCGCACGCGGCGAATCCAGCGGCGCTACCGCCCAGTGCTCGACACTAGCATTCAATTCGCCGACAACACCATCCAGATCCTTGTCCGCCAACAGGCCGAACACCGCCAGACGTTTGCCCACCGGCGGCCGACTGGCCAGACGTCGCGCCAGATACTCCGCCGCGTGCGGGTTATGCCCCACGTCCAGCAGCAGGTTCAGGCGCTTGCCGTTG comes from the Pseudomonas sp. RSB 5.4 genome and includes:
- a CDS encoding SPOR domain-containing protein, which produces MALLDKAYKQRMVGALVLVALAVIFLPMLFSRQDEQRQVTVDAPAAPQAPAVPQVQLEPVAVPEPQALPQEPVPSDDEVAEQSAPSMPIAAAPAPAPAPVAKPVAPAPVAKPAPAPAQPIAAAPAKPDTTQSRVDANGLSVSWSVQLASLSSRASAESLQKTLRSQGYNAYIRSADGKNRVFVGPLIERAEADRLRDLLGRQQNLKGFVVRFQPERG